Proteins encoded in a region of the Paenibacillus pedocola genome:
- the uvrB gene encoding excinuclease ABC subunit UvrB: protein MSDIVVSTKTFKLESEYTPQGDQPHAIEELLNGIRQGKKHQTLLGATGTGKTFTIAQVISKLNRPTLVIAHNKTLAAQLASEFKEFFPSNSVDYFVSYYDYYQPEAYIPSSDTYIEKDSSINEEIDKLRHSATSSLFERRDVIIVASVSCIYGLGSPQEYGSLLLSLRVGMEKPRNQILSRLVDIQYQRNDINFVRGTFRVRGDVIEIFPASQGEHAIRVELFGDEIERITEIDVLTGELIGERDHIAIFPASHFVTQEETMRVALVNIERELEERLAVLREAGKLLEAQRLEQRTRYDIEMMKEVGFCSGIENYSGPLTFREPGATPYTLMDYFPDDMLIVIDESHVTLPQIRAMYNGDRARKTVLVEHGFRLPSALDNRPLQFEEFEDKVKQIVYVSATPGPYEMEHCDTMVQQIIRPTGLLDPIIEVRPTEGQIDDLISEIRERVERDERVLVTTLTKKMSEDLTDYFKEIGIKVRYMHSDIKTLERMAILRDLRLGTFHVLVGINLLREGLDLPEVSLVAILDADKEGFLRSERSLIQTIGRAARNSEGRVIMYGDRITDSMEKAISETERRRAIQIAYNEKHGITPTTINKKIREIIEATKVAESKAEYLTGVGGKMNKKDKQSLMQRLEAEMKDAAKNLQFERAAELRDALLELRAE, encoded by the coding sequence ATGAGCGACATTGTCGTCAGTACGAAGACTTTTAAACTGGAGTCCGAGTATACACCCCAGGGCGATCAGCCTCATGCCATAGAGGAATTATTGAACGGCATCCGGCAGGGCAAGAAGCACCAGACGCTGCTGGGAGCAACCGGTACAGGGAAGACCTTTACCATTGCACAAGTGATATCTAAGCTAAACCGGCCCACATTGGTTATCGCACACAACAAGACGCTGGCTGCACAGCTGGCAAGCGAGTTTAAGGAGTTTTTTCCGAGCAATTCCGTCGACTACTTCGTCAGCTACTACGATTACTACCAGCCGGAAGCCTACATTCCCTCCTCCGACACCTACATCGAGAAAGATTCCAGCATTAATGAAGAGATAGATAAGCTGCGGCACTCCGCAACCAGCTCCTTGTTTGAACGGCGCGACGTTATTATTGTGGCGAGCGTATCCTGTATTTACGGTCTCGGTTCGCCGCAGGAATATGGAAGTCTTCTGCTCTCATTGCGTGTAGGCATGGAGAAGCCGCGCAATCAGATTCTCAGCCGGCTCGTGGATATCCAGTATCAGCGCAATGACATCAATTTCGTACGCGGCACGTTCCGTGTGCGCGGAGATGTTATTGAGATTTTCCCTGCATCACAGGGAGAACATGCCATCCGGGTCGAGCTGTTCGGTGATGAGATTGAGCGGATTACCGAGATTGATGTCTTGACCGGAGAGCTTATCGGGGAACGCGATCATATAGCGATATTTCCAGCCTCTCACTTTGTTACCCAAGAGGAGACAATGCGGGTTGCGCTGGTCAATATTGAACGCGAGCTGGAGGAACGGCTGGCGGTGCTCCGCGAAGCAGGCAAGCTGCTGGAAGCCCAGCGTCTGGAGCAGCGGACCCGCTATGATATCGAAATGATGAAGGAGGTCGGCTTCTGCTCCGGGATTGAGAACTATTCCGGACCGCTGACCTTCCGGGAACCGGGAGCGACCCCGTACACCCTGATGGACTATTTCCCGGATGACATGCTGATTGTCATTGATGAATCCCATGTCACACTGCCGCAGATCCGGGCCATGTACAACGGTGACCGGGCGCGCAAGACTGTGCTGGTGGAGCATGGCTTCCGCCTGCCGTCCGCGCTGGACAACCGGCCGCTGCAGTTCGAGGAATTCGAAGACAAAGTAAAGCAGATCGTCTATGTCTCAGCAACACCGGGCCCTTACGAAATGGAACACTGCGACACGATGGTGCAGCAGATCATCCGGCCTACCGGTCTGCTGGATCCGATTATCGAGGTGCGCCCGACAGAAGGGCAGATCGATGATCTGATCAGCGAGATCCGTGAACGCGTAGAGCGGGACGAACGGGTGCTGGTGACTACACTGACGAAGAAAATGTCAGAGGATCTGACTGATTACTTCAAGGAAATCGGCATCAAGGTCCGCTACATGCACTCCGACATTAAGACGCTTGAGCGGATGGCGATTCTGCGCGATCTCCGCCTCGGTACGTTCCACGTCCTGGTGGGTATTAACTTGTTAAGAGAAGGGTTGGATTTGCCGGAGGTATCCTTAGTTGCGATTCTGGATGCCGATAAGGAGGGCTTCCTCCGTTCAGAGCGTTCACTGATCCAGACCATCGGCCGTGCAGCCCGTAACTCGGAAGGCCGTGTTATTATGTACGGCGACCGCATCACGGACTCCATGGAGAAGGCGATCAGCGAGACCGAACGCCGCCGGGCGATTCAAATTGCCTATAATGAGAAGCATGGCATCACTCCGACGACCATTAATAAGAAGATACGCGAAATCATCGAAGCCACCAAGGTGGCCGAGTCCAAAGCAGAATATCTCACCGGCGTGGGCGGCAAGATGAACAAGAAAGACAAACAAAGCCTGATGCAGCGTCTGGAAGCTGAGATGAAGGACGCCGCCAAGAACCTGCAATTCGAACGCGCCGCCGAGCTGCGTGACGCGTTGCTGGAGCTGCGGGCCGAATAA
- the gcvPA gene encoding aminomethyl-transferring glycine dehydrogenase subunit GcvPA, with translation MKHRYLPMTEQDRQEMMEAVGIQSMEELFSDIPQAVRYQGTMPMSEALDEYALLRHMKELADKNANFDTHASFLGAGLYDHHIPVVINHVISRSEFYTAYTPYQPEISQGELQAIFEFQSYICELTGMKVANASMYDGATAFSEAAVLAAGATKRKKLIVSRTVHPEARQVLHTSAGAWGLEVVEIDYKDGVTDQAKLAEAIDADTAAVLVQSPNFFGAIEDLGAIEPLIHAVKGLFVVSANPLALGVLETPGKLGADIVVGDAQPLGIPASLGGPTCGFFAVAEPLMRRMPGRIVGQTVDRNGKRGFVLTLQAREQHIRREKATSNICSNQALLALCASVYLSVMGKEGMREVGGLNIRKSHYAAGKLGELNGAAPAFTAPFFNEFVLKLPEGSSVSEINSKLIQAGFIGGYDLGRDYPELAGHMLIAVTEKRSKSEIDQFAKLLEGCI, from the coding sequence ATGAAACACCGTTATCTGCCCATGACTGAACAAGACCGCCAAGAGATGATGGAAGCGGTCGGAATTCAGTCCATGGAGGAATTGTTCTCCGATATTCCGCAGGCTGTCCGTTATCAGGGCACGATGCCGATGTCGGAAGCTCTGGATGAATACGCTCTGCTCCGCCATATGAAAGAATTGGCCGACAAAAATGCCAATTTCGATACCCATGCCAGCTTCCTCGGCGCCGGGCTCTATGACCACCATATCCCGGTTGTCATCAATCATGTTATTTCCCGTTCGGAATTCTATACAGCTTATACCCCATATCAGCCGGAGATCAGCCAGGGCGAGCTACAGGCGATCTTCGAATTTCAATCCTACATCTGTGAGCTGACAGGCATGAAAGTAGCCAATGCCAGTATGTATGACGGCGCTACTGCTTTCTCGGAAGCGGCTGTCCTGGCTGCCGGTGCTACGAAACGCAAGAAACTGATTGTTTCCCGCACGGTTCACCCGGAGGCACGCCAAGTGCTGCACACTTCGGCCGGCGCCTGGGGTCTGGAAGTCGTGGAAATTGACTATAAAGACGGCGTAACCGATCAGGCGAAGCTGGCTGAAGCCATCGACGCTGATACTGCAGCAGTATTGGTGCAGTCCCCGAACTTCTTCGGGGCGATCGAGGACCTCGGGGCCATCGAACCGCTGATCCATGCGGTAAAAGGCCTGTTCGTGGTTAGTGCCAACCCGCTGGCGCTGGGCGTTCTGGAAACGCCGGGTAAGCTCGGGGCCGACATCGTGGTCGGTGACGCGCAGCCGCTCGGCATTCCCGCTTCACTCGGCGGTCCAACCTGCGGCTTCTTCGCTGTAGCGGAGCCGCTGATGCGCCGCATGCCGGGCCGGATCGTCGGCCAGACGGTGGACCGTAACGGTAAGCGCGGCTTCGTCCTGACCCTTCAGGCCCGCGAGCAGCATATCCGCCGCGAAAAAGCGACCTCGAACATCTGCTCCAACCAGGCACTGCTGGCGTTGTGCGCTTCCGTATACTTGTCCGTAATGGGCAAAGAAGGCATGCGCGAGGTTGGCGGCCTGAATATCCGCAAAAGCCATTATGCTGCAGGCAAGCTAGGAGAATTGAATGGTGCAGCCCCTGCGTTCACCGCGCCGTTCTTCAATGAATTCGTCCTGAAGCTTCCGGAAGGAAGCAGCGTCAGTGAGATTAACTCGAAGCTGATTCAAGCAGGCTTTATCGGCGGTTATGATCTGGGCCGTGATTATCCGGAGCTTGCCGGACATATGCTGATTGCCGTCACCGAGAAACGAAGCAAGTCTGAAATCGACCAATTCGCTAAGCTATTGGAGGGCTGTATATGA
- a CDS encoding flagellar motor protein MotB: MRQRNRRSRRGSAHEPRDRWMITYADLITLLLIFFVIMYAMSSLDTEKYKIVTGSLSETFKTGNPVLEGGSGLLDGENGSQNSSPANGQEEDSGSGNGESARNSEGSESGGTGAGTGASGESQNVQPSARELAFREQEAKLAALMGVITKYVDDNNLDGQIFVADKPQGIAITLSDRFLFDVGRAELKPPALPALRQLSGLFRGIGASISIEGHTDNTPVSAGSRYSDNWELSGARALSVLRFFLDSERLSPATFQYAGYADTRPAYDNSTTEGRQKNRRVELIVLRQLQEEEQ, translated from the coding sequence ATGAGGCAGAGAAACCGGCGCAGCCGCAGGGGAAGCGCGCATGAACCCAGGGACCGCTGGATGATTACCTATGCGGATCTGATTACGCTGCTGCTTATTTTTTTCGTCATCATGTACGCTATGAGCAGCCTGGATACGGAAAAATATAAAATCGTCACCGGGTCGCTCTCCGAGACCTTTAAGACCGGGAACCCTGTACTTGAAGGCGGTAGCGGACTGCTGGACGGCGAAAACGGAAGTCAGAACAGCAGCCCCGCGAACGGGCAGGAAGAAGATAGCGGCAGCGGAAATGGCGAGAGCGCCAGAAACAGCGAAGGATCGGAATCAGGAGGCACAGGTGCTGGCACCGGAGCCTCCGGGGAGAGCCAGAATGTGCAGCCGTCGGCGCGGGAGCTGGCTTTTCGCGAGCAGGAAGCTAAGCTGGCTGCCCTGATGGGGGTTATCACTAAATATGTCGATGACAATAATCTTGACGGCCAGATCTTTGTCGCGGACAAGCCGCAGGGCATAGCCATTACGCTGAGCGACCGCTTTCTGTTCGATGTCGGCAGAGCTGAACTGAAGCCGCCTGCGCTTCCGGCCTTACGCCAGCTCTCCGGATTATTCCGCGGCATCGGGGCTTCCATCAGTATCGAAGGGCATACGGATAATACTCCGGTATCTGCCGGATCGCGGTACAGTGACAACTGGGAGCTGTCGGGTGCCCGCGCCCTTTCGGTGCTGCGCTTTTTCCTGGACAGTGAGCGGCTGAGTCCCGCTACCTTCCAGTATGCAGGATATGCCGACACCAGACCTGCTTACGATAATTCGACTACAGAGGGCCGCCAGAAGAACCGCCGGGTAGAGCTGATTGTCCTGCGCCAGCTGCAAGAGGAGGAGCAGTAA
- the gcvT gene encoding glycine cleavage system aminomethyltransferase GcvT, with protein MDDLKRTPFYDLYSAYAEARCIDFGGWELPVQFTGIVKEHEAVRQQAGLFDVSHMGEFLVSGSGSEAFLQQMTTNDVSRLTDGAAQYTLLLYPNGGVVDDLLVYRLGEERYMLVVNASNIDKDFQWLQEHLTAEFSGVSLKNVSDETLLLALQGPLAEIILSEVTSAPVTELKPFHFIEHAMVCGVEVLLSRTGYTGEDGFELYAPQDTAAALWNGLLAAGSKHGLTPAGLGARDTLRFEAKLPLYGQELSADITPLEAGVQFFVKLDKAGFIGKEALVKQKEAGLPRRLVGLEMIDRGIPRSHYPVYADGVKIGEVTTGTQSPTLKRNLGLALLDAAYSEIGTEVYVEIRGKQLKAAVVKAPFYKKSQGVKPQ; from the coding sequence ATGGATGATTTGAAAAGAACGCCTTTTTACGACCTTTATTCTGCTTATGCAGAGGCAAGATGTATTGATTTCGGCGGCTGGGAGCTGCCGGTGCAGTTCACCGGAATCGTCAAGGAGCACGAAGCCGTCCGCCAGCAGGCCGGATTGTTCGATGTATCGCACATGGGGGAATTCTTGGTCTCCGGCAGCGGCTCGGAAGCTTTCCTGCAGCAAATGACGACCAATGATGTCAGCCGCCTCACGGACGGCGCGGCGCAGTATACCCTGCTGCTCTACCCTAACGGCGGAGTTGTGGATGATCTCCTGGTCTACCGCCTCGGCGAAGAACGCTACATGCTCGTCGTCAATGCCTCCAACATCGACAAAGACTTCCAGTGGCTGCAGGAGCATCTCACTGCTGAATTCAGCGGAGTCAGCCTGAAGAATGTCTCGGACGAAACTCTGCTGCTGGCATTGCAGGGCCCGCTGGCTGAGATCATCCTCAGCGAAGTTACTTCGGCACCGGTCACTGAGCTGAAGCCATTTCACTTCATCGAGCACGCCATGGTCTGCGGTGTAGAGGTGCTCCTCTCCCGTACCGGTTACACCGGCGAGGACGGCTTCGAGCTGTATGCCCCGCAGGATACAGCAGCCGCCTTATGGAACGGCCTGCTGGCAGCCGGAAGCAAACACGGACTTACGCCCGCCGGCCTCGGCGCGCGCGACACACTCCGCTTCGAAGCGAAGCTGCCGCTGTACGGCCAGGAGCTATCGGCGGACATCACCCCGCTGGAAGCGGGCGTGCAGTTCTTCGTCAAGCTGGATAAAGCCGGCTTTATCGGCAAGGAAGCGCTGGTGAAGCAGAAGGAAGCCGGCCTGCCCCGCCGCCTCGTGGGACTGGAAATGATCGACCGGGGTATCCCCCGCTCCCATTACCCCGTCTACGCGGATGGCGTGAAGATCGGCGAAGTGACCACCGGAACCCAGTCCCCGACACTCAAACGCAATCTCGGACTTGCGCTGCTGGATGCAGCCTACAGTGAAATCGGCACAGAAGTTTACGTGGAGATCCGCGGCAAGCAGCTGAAGGCTGCTGTCGTCAAAGCGCCGTTCTACAAAAAGAGCCAAGGAGTGAAGCCGCAATGA
- a CDS encoding flagellar motor protein, with translation MDITSIIGLLAGLAALVGGFFWEGGNLSGLLQLNAAVIVFGGTLAAVLISFPASKLRSIPSALRIAFGRQPDTNYVKAEELVSMAAITRRGGVLALEEQAEEHPDPFTREGLLLIVDGTDPDQVRQILELDMDAKELKYESYAKIFEAAGGYAPTMGIIGTVMGLIHVLSNLSDPSNLGSSIAVAFTATLYGVASANLIFLPIASKIKSRSQTELNSMEMLLVGILALQNGDHPQLVRKKLSSFVADSAADKDSPSRGLL, from the coding sequence ATGGATATCACCTCAATCATCGGCCTCCTGGCTGGACTGGCCGCACTCGTCGGCGGTTTCTTCTGGGAAGGGGGCAACCTGTCCGGTCTGCTGCAGCTCAACGCCGCCGTCATTGTATTCGGAGGAACGCTTGCCGCTGTTCTCATCAGCTTTCCCGCCTCCAAACTGCGCTCCATACCGTCTGCGCTGCGTATCGCTTTTGGCAGACAGCCGGATACCAACTATGTCAAAGCGGAAGAGTTAGTATCTATGGCTGCCATTACACGGCGGGGCGGAGTGCTCGCACTGGAGGAGCAGGCTGAGGAGCATCCCGATCCCTTTACCCGTGAAGGGCTGCTGCTCATTGTCGACGGAACAGATCCGGATCAGGTCCGCCAGATTCTGGAGCTGGATATGGATGCCAAAGAGCTGAAATACGAAAGCTATGCCAAAATCTTCGAGGCGGCTGGAGGCTATGCTCCGACGATGGGCATCATCGGCACAGTCATGGGACTTATTCACGTACTCAGCAATCTTTCCGACCCGTCCAATCTGGGTTCATCCATAGCCGTCGCATTTACAGCAACCTTATATGGTGTAGCGAGTGCTAATTTAATATTTTTACCCATCGCCTCCAAAATCAAATCCCGCAGCCAAACGGAGCTGAACAGCATGGAAATGCTTCTCGTCGGTATCCTTGCCCTGCAGAACGGGGATCATCCTCAGCTCGTGCGCAAGAAGCTGAGCTCTTTTGTGGCGGATTCAGCAGCGGATAAAGACAGCCCTTCAAGAGGCCTGCTATGA
- the gcvH gene encoding glycine cleavage system protein GcvH, whose protein sequence is MSEVLDNLRYSEEHEWAQQGEGRVVRVGITDHAQHLLGDIVFVEFPEVGSAISAGDSVGSIESVKTVSELYSPVSGKVTKINDALEASPELINDEPYSGGWIFELELDGEYDEAVSGLLDAAAYRELVGE, encoded by the coding sequence ATGAGTGAAGTGTTAGACAACCTGCGATACAGCGAAGAGCACGAATGGGCGCAGCAGGGTGAAGGACGCGTAGTACGGGTCGGGATTACGGATCATGCCCAGCATTTGCTCGGTGATATCGTATTTGTGGAGTTTCCGGAAGTGGGTTCAGCTATTTCTGCCGGCGACAGTGTAGGCAGCATTGAGTCTGTGAAGACGGTTTCCGAATTATATTCACCGGTCTCGGGAAAGGTGACCAAAATCAACGATGCGCTGGAGGCCAGCCCGGAACTGATTAATGACGAGCCATACAGCGGCGGGTGGATTTTTGAACTGGAGCTTGACGGTGAGTATGATGAGGCTGTTTCCGGACTGCTGGATGCGGCTGCTTACCGCGAACTGGTCGGGGAATAA
- the uvrA gene encoding excinuclease ABC subunit UvrA, whose amino-acid sequence MANENIVIKGARAHNLKNIDVTIPRDRFVVLTGLSGSGKSSLAFDTIYAEGQRRYVESLSAYARQFLGQMEKPDVDSIDGLSPAISIDQKTTSRNPRSTVGTVTEIYDYLRLLFARIGHPHCPDHGIEITSQTVEQMVDRIMQFPEKTRLQILAPVISGRKGEHKGLFSDISKQGFVRVRVDGELREVTEEIELEKNKKHTIEVVVDRIVIKDDVQTRLTDSLETALKLSGGQILVDIIGQEELLFSSNFACPVCGFSIEELAPRMFSFNSPFGACPECDGLGMNMVVDPDLLIPDPEKSIEEGAFLAWTGSTSNYYPQFLKSVCEHFKIPQNVPVSTLTPEQMNKLLHGTGSEKIRFRYENDFGQKKDALVAFEGIIPNLERRYRDTASEGIREFIEGFMSAKPCHVCKGKRLKKEILAVTINERNVADVTDLSIGDCQEFFEGLVLNEKETAIAHLILKEISSRLGFLVNVGLNYLTLSRAAGSLSGGEAQRIRLATQIGSSLMGVLYILDEPSIGLHQRDNDRLISTLAHMRDLGNTLIVVEHDEDTMMAADYIIDIGPGAGIHGGNVIAQGTPQEIMNDPNSLTGEYLSGRKFIPVTSKRRPTDDRWIEIRGAKENNLKNVNVKIPLGVFTAVTGVSGSGKSSLVNEILYKSLARQLNRAVKVRPGLHKEIRGLENLDKVIEIDQSPIGRTPRSNPATYTGVFDDIRDLFSKTNEAKVRGFQKGRFSFNVKGGRCEACRGDGIIKIEMHFLPDVYVPCEVCKGKRYNRETLEVKYKGKSIADVLEMTVEDATEFFKNIPRIHRKMQTLLDVGLGYINIGQPGTTLSGGEAQRVKLASELYRRSTGKTLYILDEPTTGLHVDDIGRLLEVLHRLVDSGESVLVIEHNLDVIKTADYIIDMGPEGGSGGGTVLATGTPEKLITVEESYTGRYLKPILIRDTERTEAMELQTTETV is encoded by the coding sequence TTGGCGAACGAAAACATAGTAATCAAAGGCGCGAGGGCGCACAATCTCAAGAACATTGACGTAACGATTCCGCGGGACCGCTTCGTTGTGCTGACGGGACTTAGCGGCTCCGGCAAATCATCGCTTGCGTTCGATACGATCTATGCCGAGGGACAGCGTCGATATGTAGAATCCCTCTCGGCTTATGCCCGCCAGTTCCTGGGTCAGATGGAGAAGCCCGATGTTGATTCCATCGATGGCTTGTCCCCGGCCATTTCGATTGACCAGAAGACTACCAGCCGTAACCCGCGCTCGACGGTAGGAACGGTAACGGAGATTTACGATTATCTGCGCCTGTTGTTTGCCCGGATCGGACATCCTCATTGCCCGGATCACGGGATTGAAATTACATCGCAGACCGTGGAACAGATGGTTGACCGGATTATGCAGTTTCCCGAGAAGACCCGGCTGCAGATTCTGGCACCGGTCATTTCCGGACGCAAAGGCGAGCATAAAGGCCTGTTCAGCGACATCTCGAAGCAGGGCTTCGTTCGTGTGCGTGTCGATGGAGAGCTGCGTGAAGTTACGGAAGAGATTGAGCTCGAGAAAAATAAAAAGCACACCATAGAAGTTGTAGTAGACCGTATCGTCATTAAGGACGATGTACAGACCCGGTTGACCGACTCCCTCGAAACCGCACTCAAGCTGTCCGGCGGTCAAATTCTGGTGGATATTATCGGCCAGGAGGAGCTGCTGTTCAGTTCGAATTTTGCCTGCCCGGTGTGCGGCTTCAGTATTGAGGAGCTGGCCCCGCGGATGTTCTCCTTCAACAGTCCTTTCGGGGCCTGCCCGGAATGTGATGGTCTGGGGATGAATATGGTTGTCGATCCGGACCTGCTGATTCCTGACCCGGAGAAATCGATCGAAGAAGGTGCTTTTCTGGCCTGGACCGGCAGCACCTCTAATTATTATCCGCAGTTTCTCAAGTCGGTCTGCGAGCATTTTAAGATTCCGCAGAATGTTCCGGTAAGCACGCTGACACCTGAACAGATGAATAAGCTGCTGCACGGAACGGGCAGCGAGAAGATCCGCTTCCGGTATGAGAACGACTTTGGCCAGAAGAAGGATGCGCTGGTTGCCTTTGAAGGAATTATTCCTAATCTGGAACGGCGCTACCGGGACACGGCTTCTGAGGGAATCCGTGAATTTATCGAAGGCTTCATGAGTGCCAAGCCTTGTCATGTCTGCAAGGGCAAACGCCTGAAGAAGGAAATTCTCGCTGTTACGATCAATGAGCGCAATGTGGCCGATGTGACGGATCTTTCTATTGGCGACTGCCAAGAATTTTTTGAGGGTCTTGTACTGAATGAGAAAGAGACGGCAATTGCCCATCTCATCCTCAAAGAGATCAGCAGCCGGCTTGGCTTCCTGGTCAATGTGGGTCTGAATTATCTGACGCTCAGCCGTGCGGCGGGATCACTGTCAGGCGGAGAAGCCCAGCGGATTAGGCTTGCTACCCAGATTGGGTCCAGTCTAATGGGCGTTCTGTACATCTTGGACGAGCCCAGTATCGGCTTGCATCAACGGGACAATGACCGGCTGATCTCCACACTGGCGCATATGCGCGATCTCGGCAATACCCTGATCGTGGTTGAACATGATGAGGATACGATGATGGCTGCTGACTATATTATTGATATAGGCCCGGGTGCAGGGATTCATGGCGGGAACGTGATTGCCCAAGGCACACCGCAGGAGATTATGAATGATCCGAACTCCTTGACCGGGGAATATTTGAGCGGACGCAAGTTCATTCCGGTTACCTCCAAGCGGCGGCCGACCGATGACCGCTGGATCGAGATCCGCGGAGCCAAGGAGAACAACCTGAAGAATGTCAATGTGAAGATCCCGCTGGGTGTCTTTACGGCCGTGACCGGCGTATCCGGTTCAGGCAAATCCTCCCTGGTCAACGAGATTCTCTATAAGAGTCTAGCCCGGCAGTTGAATAGAGCGGTAAAGGTCCGTCCCGGTCTGCACAAGGAAATCCGCGGCCTGGAAAACCTGGATAAGGTCATTGAGATTGACCAGTCACCGATTGGCCGTACTCCGCGCTCGAACCCGGCAACCTATACCGGCGTGTTCGACGATATCCGTGATCTATTCTCCAAAACCAATGAGGCCAAGGTACGCGGTTTCCAAAAGGGCCGGTTCAGCTTCAACGTGAAGGGCGGGCGCTGTGAGGCTTGCCGTGGAGACGGAATCATTAAGATTGAAATGCATTTCCTGCCGGATGTCTATGTTCCTTGTGAAGTGTGCAAAGGCAAACGCTATAACCGGGAGACCCTGGAAGTTAAATATAAAGGTAAGAGCATCGCTGATGTGCTTGAGATGACCGTAGAGGATGCCACCGAGTTCTTCAAGAACATTCCGCGTATCCACCGCAAAATGCAGACACTGCTGGATGTGGGTCTTGGGTATATCAATATCGGCCAGCCTGGAACGACATTATCCGGCGGTGAAGCCCAGCGCGTGAAGCTGGCTTCCGAGCTATACCGCCGCAGCACGGGTAAGACGCTTTATATCCTCGATGAACCGACCACAGGGCTGCATGTCGACGACATCGGCCGTCTGCTGGAGGTACTGCATCGTCTCGTGGACTCCGGTGAATCGGTCCTGGTCATTGAACATAATCTCGACGTGATCAAAACCGCAGATTACATCATTGATATGGGACCTGAAGGCGGCAGCGGCGGCGGAACTGTACTGGCAACCGGAACCCCGGAGAAGCTGATTACCGTCGAAGAGTCCTACACCGGCAGATATTTGAAGCCCATCCTGATCCGCGATACAGAGCGGACAGAGGCCATGGAGCTGCAAACGACGGAAACTGTATAG